In Crassostrea angulata isolate pt1a10 chromosome 4, ASM2561291v2, whole genome shotgun sequence, one genomic interval encodes:
- the LOC128180894 gene encoding mitochondrial import inner membrane translocase subunit TIM14-like, producing MSSMLVLAGIGMAAIGFGGRYLAKHAPAVGATVKRSMDASLNSGAFSKYYKGGFEAKMSKREAGLILGVSPSANKNRLKEAHKRIMILNHPDKGGSPYLAAKINEAKDLLDSTGKKQGK from the exons ATG aGTTCTATGCTTGTTTTAGCAGGCATTGGCATGGCTGCCATTGGATTTGGAG GCAGGTACTTGGCTAAGCATGCCCCTGCTGTTGGTGCCACTGTGAAAAGGTCTATGGATGCTAGTCTTAATTCTGGG GCTTTCAGTAAGTACTACAAAGGTGGTTTTGAAGCCAAAATGTCAAAGAGAGAAGCAGGCTTAATTCTTGGAGTGAG tcCATCtgcaaacaaaaatagactaaAGGAGGCCCACAAAAGGATAATGATCTTAAATCACCCAGATAAAG GTGGTTCCCCATATTTGGCCGCCAAGATTAATGAAGCCAAGGACTTGTTAGATAGCACTGGAAAGAAACAGGGAAAATAA
- the LOC128181194 gene encoding flavin reductase (NADPH)-like, giving the protein MKIAVLGATGPSGLQTVLEALERGFSVVALVRNPDKLTVKDNNLQVCKVDIFKEEELAPHFKDSDAVVSCLGGQASLFGWTPSTLYTDSMKSIVGAMRRSGVKRLIAVSAWGTAATDGEPFIIRWILRPLIIGNLLHNMGEMEDYLNKECQDIDYTVVRPPGLTNQPSTGQPVIAENGRQFLDNSATQISRRDVAKYMLDIIKETSVYKACVAIGYGKKN; this is encoded by the exons ATGAAGATCGCAGTGTTGGGTGCGACTGGTCCCTCGGGATTACAGACAGTTTTAGAAGCCCTAGAAAGAGGCTTCAGCGTGGTAGCACTAGTCAGGAATCCGGACAAGCTGACCGTCAAAGACAACAACCTACAG GTATGTAAGGTGGACATATTTAAGGAAGAGGAATTGGCACCACATTTCAAGGATTCAGATGCAGTGGTGTCCTGTTTGGGAGGTCAAGCCTCCTTGTTTGGATGGACTCCTAGTACCCTCTACACAGATTCCATGAAGAGCATTGTTGGGGCAATGAGAAGATCGGGTGTCAAGAGACTTATAGCAGTATCAGCTTGGGGAACTGCAG CAACAGATGGAGAACCATTCATTATTAGATGGATTTTACGACCACTGATCATCGGTAACCTACTACACAACATGGGTGAAATGGAGGATTATCTCAACAAGGAATGTCAAGATATTGACTACACAGTTGTTAGACCTCCTGGTCTCACAAACCAACCCAGCACAG GACAACCAGTCATAGCAGAAAATGGCCGGCAATTTTTAGACAACAGTGCAACTCAGATATCAAGAAGAGATGTTGCAAAGTATATGCTGGACATTATCAAGGAGACATCTGTGTACAAAGCATGTGTTGCTATTGGCTATGGCAAGAAAAATTGA
- the LOC128180893 gene encoding eukaryotic translation initiation factor 2A-like, whose amino-acid sequence MAPPIAFRGSDGVWMVNGPPDLGTRPNFPEDKSKWCKVIAFSSDGSLISWCNGEKTLIVRTSDYKQVAQIDKGKVNCLKFSPKGTILALWENYTVDRETNQGNPNLHLFSVQSGEIIKSLIQKKQSNWDPKWTDDEGICCRNVNNELHFFEGNEFDTIKTKLHMQKISTFALASSGPPYHIAGYVPGSKGQPSFVRIYKYPNFGGPQAALANKSFFKADDVQMKWNKTGTALLVLTSTESSDKSYYGDQGLHFMAINGECSLVNLSKNGPIYHIEWSPRATEFVVVYGFMPAKVSLFNMKAEPIFDFGTGPRNLAYFNPHGNILCLAGFGNLRGNLEFWDMRTKKLTAQTQSPDTTSFEWCPDGQHILTATTAPRLRVANGYRIWHCSGNMLQQVMVDKEKELWEAVWQPAAEGVYPTPVITASSVTAVAAAAQPQPEQKAQAYRPPQARGTSASIKLHEYEGPSDPNKKVSQDPNKPLTKNQKKREAKKAKGPQEGQAKAEPAPSSGYNASEPAAFTSSGDPEKDKKIKNLRKKIQQIEKLKEQQKSGKQLELNQIEKLKTEGSLLQELAALEIS is encoded by the exons ATGGCGCCCCCCATAGCAT TTAGAGGTTCTGATGGTGTTTGGATGGTGAATGGTCCTCCAGATCTGGGAACTAGACCTAATTTTCCAGA GGATAAAAGTAAATGGTGCAAGGTGATAGCATTCAGTTCAGATGGTTCTCTGATCAGCTGGTGCAATGGAGAAAA AACATTAATTGTAAGGACATCTGATTACAAACAAGTTGCTCAAATTGACAAAGGCAAGGTCAACTGTCTGAAGTTCTCCCCTAAAGGAACAATACTAGCACTCTGGGAAAACTACACAG TGGACAGAGAAACAAATCAAGGAAACCCAAATCTCCATCTATTTTCTGTACAGAGCGGAGAAATCATCAAAAGTCTCATCCAGAAAAAACAGAGTAATTG GGACCCCAAGTGGACAGATGATGAGGGGATCTGCTGTAGAAATGTCAATAACGAACTACATTTCTTTGAGGGAAATGAATTTG ACACAATTAAAACAAAGTTGCACATGCAGAAAATTTCCACCTTTGCCCTCGCAAGTAGTGGACCCCCTTATCATATCGCTGGTTATGTACCAGGGTCAAAG ggcCAGCCATCTTTTGTAAGAATTTACAAATACCCAAACTTTGGAGGTCCCCAGGCAGCCCTGGCTAACAAGAGCTTCTTCAAGGCTGATGATGTCCAGATGAAGTGGAACAAAACAGGAACCGCCTTGCTTGTCCTGACCTCCACCGAGTCCTCTGATAAGAGTTACTATGGCGACCAAGGCCTTCACTTTATGGCGATCAATGGAGAATGCAGCCTGGTGAATCTCT CAAAGAATGGTCCTATATACCACATAGAATGGAGTCCCCGTGCCACAGAATTCGTTGTAGTTTATGGAT ttATGCCTGCCAAAGTGAGTTTATTCAACATGAAAGCAGAACCCATCTTTGACTTTGGAACTGGCCCCAGGAATCTTGCTTACTTCAATCCACATGGAAATA TTTTGTGTTTGGCTGGTTTTGGGAATCTGCGTGGAAACTTGGAATTCTGGGATATGAGGACCAAGAAGTTAACAGCACAAACTCAGTCACCAGACACAACCAGTTTTGAGTGGTGTCCAGACGGGCAGCACATCCTCACCGCAACCACTGCTCCTAGGCTACGTGTAGCTAACGG GTATCGAATCTGGCATTGCTCTGGGAATATGTTGCAACAAGTAATGGTGGACAAAGAAAAGGAATTATGGGAAGCGGTGTGGCAGCCTGCAGCAGAAGGGGTGTACCCTACCCCCGTCATTACGGCCAGCAGCGTAACAGCAGTAGCAGCGGCAGCCCAGCCACAGCCAGAAC AAAAAGCTCAAGCATATCGTCCTCCACAAGCAAGAGGAACATCAGCATCTATAAAACTTCACGAGTATGAAGGCCCCTCCGATCCAAACAAGAAAGTCTCACAag ATCCTAATAAACCActtacaaaaaatcaaaaaaagagGGAAGCAAAGAAAGCTAAAGGGCCGCAGGAAGGACAG GCGAAAGCTGAACCAGCACCATCATCAGGTTACAACGCATCAGAACCAGCGGCGTTTACATCATCAGGAGACCCAGAGAAGGACAAGAAAATCAAAAATCTCAGAAAG AAAATTCAAcagatagaaaaattaaaagaacagCAGAAATCAGGAAAACAGCTTGAATTGAATCAG ATTGAGAAATTAAAAACTGAAGGTTCATTACTGCAAGAGTTAGCTGCCCTTGAGATCAGCTGA